From Enterococcus wangshanyuanii, the proteins below share one genomic window:
- the aroE gene encoding shikimate dehydrogenase, with protein sequence MSNKITGKTRLAALFATPARHSVSPMIHNTAFQALGIDAVYLAFDVGTSNLERAIASIKDLDMLGVNLSMPNKILAVDYMDELSESARLIGAINTIKNDKGRLIGHNTDGIGFLKSLNDMDVTIIDQKMTILGAGGAAAAIIAQAALDGVNEIAVYNRKSSSYEKAKVKLKTIAEKTGCNISLNDLADEQALAKDIEESVLLLNTTSVGMKPLEEATPIQDFSVIRSDLAVYDAIYTPRETEFLKQARIRGAQTANGLGMLLYQGAEAFEIWTGQELPIEIVKPIIENI encoded by the coding sequence TTGAGCAATAAAATTACAGGAAAAACAAGGTTGGCTGCATTGTTTGCTACACCGGCTCGGCATAGTGTTTCACCAATGATCCATAATACAGCCTTTCAAGCATTGGGGATCGATGCCGTATATCTAGCTTTTGATGTTGGAACTAGTAACCTTGAAAGAGCGATTGCTTCAATCAAAGATCTGGATATGCTCGGTGTCAATTTATCAATGCCAAATAAAATTTTAGCGGTTGATTATATGGATGAATTGAGTGAATCCGCTCGGTTGATCGGGGCGATCAATACGATCAAGAACGACAAGGGTCGACTGATTGGGCATAACACAGACGGCATCGGCTTTTTGAAAAGTCTAAATGATATGGATGTCACTATCATCGATCAAAAAATGACTATTCTTGGAGCAGGTGGAGCGGCAGCAGCTATCATAGCACAAGCCGCGCTAGATGGAGTGAATGAAATTGCTGTATACAATCGTAAAAGCTCTTCGTATGAAAAAGCCAAGGTGAAATTAAAAACCATCGCTGAAAAGACAGGCTGTAACATTAGCTTGAATGATTTAGCTGACGAACAAGCCTTGGCTAAAGATATTGAAGAAAGTGTTTTATTATTAAATACCACTTCTGTTGGAATGAAACCATTAGAAGAAGCGACGCCTATTCAAGATTTTTCAGTTATCCGATCCGATTTAGCAGTCTATGACGCCATTTACACACCGAGAGAAACTGAATTTTTAAAACAAGCACGAATACGCGGTGCACAGACAGCAAACGGCTTAGGAATGCTGCTTTATCAAGGTGCAGAAGCGTTTGAAATATG